A genomic window from Tolypothrix sp. PCC 7910 includes:
- a CDS encoding glycosyltransferase: protein MNKEKYLLTPKLHSISQENSRILIVSMREIANLVGFCSLYEFEDVIYDADAADMLKPLSNDDGIIRKIYKLAKYLTNSKKLANFLVPGTNPYLIEQEYELFFPVFNSPFELFALHAFKNWRQKCSQAVCYIDEFWETYLQPSSLYFLEYLKDFDHIFLGNKNSVEAVAKITGRPCSYLPPGIDTLKFCPYPQLPHRSIDVSYLGRRSPVTHQALLEYAKQRSIFYYYDTIKASGTKNAAKQQTFAVNNAQEHRFLFANLNKRSRYFFANRARINEAEATKNKQEFGPRFFEGAAAGAVLIGDPPMTAEFYKHFDWPDAIIKVPFDAPEIGEIITDLDSQPERLARIRRDNVVNTLLRHDWVYRLRTVFETIDVKPSQIMLSREAKLKKLAYEIQHASDVLLVS, encoded by the coding sequence ATGAATAAAGAAAAATATTTGCTGACACCAAAGCTACATTCTATTTCTCAGGAAAACTCACGCATATTGATAGTATCCATGCGTGAGATTGCCAATTTAGTTGGCTTTTGTAGCTTATATGAATTTGAAGATGTTATCTACGATGCCGATGCTGCTGATATGCTCAAACCCTTGAGTAATGACGATGGCATCATCAGAAAAATTTACAAATTGGCGAAGTATTTAACTAATTCCAAAAAATTAGCAAATTTCTTAGTACCAGGGACAAATCCATACTTGATTGAACAAGAGTATGAACTGTTCTTTCCCGTCTTTAATTCTCCCTTTGAACTGTTCGCACTGCACGCCTTTAAAAATTGGCGGCAAAAATGCAGTCAAGCAGTTTGTTATATAGATGAATTTTGGGAAACATATCTTCAGCCATCTAGCCTTTATTTTCTAGAATATTTAAAAGATTTCGATCATATTTTTCTCGGTAATAAAAATTCAGTCGAAGCAGTTGCTAAAATCACAGGTCGTCCTTGTAGCTATCTACCACCTGGGATTGATACATTAAAATTCTGTCCCTATCCACAGTTACCTCACCGCAGTATTGATGTTTCCTATTTGGGTCGGCGTTCACCTGTAACTCATCAAGCTCTATTAGAGTACGCAAAACAACGATCAATTTTTTATTACTACGATACAATCAAAGCCTCTGGCACTAAAAATGCCGCTAAACAACAAACTTTTGCGGTGAATAATGCCCAAGAACACCGCTTTTTGTTTGCTAATTTAAACAAGAGAAGCCGTTATTTCTTTGCTAACCGCGCACGTATTAACGAAGCGGAAGCGACAAAAAATAAGCAAGAGTTTGGCCCTCGTTTCTTTGAAGGTGCAGCGGCTGGTGCAGTCCTCATTGGCGATCCACCAATGACAGCGGAATTCTACAAACATTTTGATTGGCCTGATGCCATTATCAAAGTTCCCTTTGATGCTCCAGAAATTGGCGAGATTATTACTGATTTAGACTCACAGCCTGAGCGCTTGGCTAGAATTAGAAGAGATAATGTTGTTAATACATTACTACGACACGATTGGGTATATCGCTTACGCACAGTATTTGAAACAATAGATGTTAAACCTAGTCAAATCATGTTATCTAGAGAAGCTAAATTGAAGAAACTAGCCTATGAAATTCAGCACGCCTCAGATGTATTATTGGTTAGTTAG
- the thrB gene encoding homoserine kinase: protein MSVVSSVTVTVPATTANLGPGFDCIGAALTLYNKVKFTRLDAGGLIIHVIGKEAEGVTTDESNLLYQAFVKLYQHIEQIPPSVKIEIDLGVPLARGLGSSATAIVGGLVAANQLAGEPLSQLQVMELAIAMEGHPDNVVPALLGGCRLAASSAEGWEICDVPWDENVVPVVAIPDFELSTQEARRVLPTEFSRADAIFNTAHLGLLLRGLATGKGEWLKTALQDKLHQPYRKALIPGYDAVNQAAVAAGAYGMVISGAGPTLLALANAKNSQAVEVAMQAAWQTAGITADVRSLSLDNQGAKSLKQG from the coding sequence ATGTCTGTTGTTTCTAGTGTCACTGTTACTGTTCCCGCCACCACTGCTAACCTGGGGCCTGGTTTTGACTGTATTGGTGCAGCTTTAACGCTGTACAACAAAGTTAAGTTTACGCGTCTGGATGCAGGCGGGTTAATTATTCACGTCATAGGTAAAGAAGCAGAAGGGGTAACAACTGATGAAAGTAATCTGCTCTATCAGGCTTTTGTCAAGTTATATCAACATATAGAGCAGATTCCGCCGAGTGTGAAAATTGAGATTGATTTAGGTGTACCTTTGGCACGGGGTTTGGGTAGTTCGGCGACAGCAATTGTTGGTGGGTTGGTTGCGGCTAATCAACTGGCTGGCGAACCTCTTTCGCAGTTACAGGTGATGGAATTAGCGATCGCAATGGAAGGACATCCTGATAATGTCGTTCCCGCTTTGTTGGGGGGATGTCGTCTAGCTGCTAGCAGCGCTGAGGGTTGGGAAATTTGTGATGTTCCCTGGGATGAAAATGTTGTGCCGGTGGTGGCGATTCCTGATTTTGAACTTTCAACTCAAGAGGCGCGGCGGGTTCTCCCCACAGAGTTCAGCCGTGCAGATGCAATTTTCAATACAGCTCATTTGGGTTTATTGTTGCGGGGCTTGGCAACTGGTAAGGGAGAATGGTTAAAGACGGCTTTGCAAGATAAGTTACATCAACCTTATCGTAAAGCCTTGATTCCTGGTTACGATGCTGTGAATCAAGCTGCTGTTGCTGCTGGTGCTTATGGCATGGTGATTAGTGGTGCGGGGCCGACATTGTTGGCTTTAGCGAATGCAAAAAATTCTCAGGCTGTAGAAGTAGCGATGCAAGCTGCTTGGCAAACAGCAGGAATTACAGCTGATGTGCGATCGCTTTCTTTGGATAACCAAGGTGCGAAAAGCCTTAAACAAGGATAA
- a CDS encoding XisI protein, whose amino-acid sequence MEKIDKYSQIIQAILTKYGNYKPKREENKNSLIFDTFNHHYQLIRVGWNNLNRVYHSVMRFDIKNCKIWIQQNMTDVDLAQEILEMGVSKEDIMLGLQPPYKRPYTGYGVA is encoded by the coding sequence ATGGAAAAAATAGATAAATATAGCCAAATTATCCAAGCTATTTTAACAAAATATGGTAATTACAAACCTAAGCGTGAAGAAAATAAAAATTCATTAATATTTGATACTTTCAACCACCATTATCAATTGATACGTGTAGGTTGGAATAATTTAAATCGTGTCTATCATAGCGTGATGCGCTTTGATATTAAAAATTGCAAAATTTGGATTCAGCAGAATATGACAGATGTAGATTTGGCACAGGAAATTTTGGAAATGGGAGTATCTAAAGAAGATATTATGCTTGGTTTGCAACCACCTTATAAACGTCCGTACACTGGATATGGGGTAGCATAA
- a CDS encoding acyltransferase family protein: MKLSQRWKSLDVFRGIAIASMILVNNPGSWEHIYSPLEHAEWNGCTPTDLIFPFFLFIVGAAMPFSLSKYTQENRPTKAVYWRIGRRALILFALGLFLALFSLTLDFWLNGAPASKFATIRIMGVLQRISLAYFISAIAVLNLQRRALWILAAILLLGYWAAMQLIPVPGYGAGNLTPEGNLVGYCDRLILGQQHLLGGKPFDPEGLLSTLPAVVTVLVGYFTGEWLSKQPQQSRTSINLVIGGMSCILVGHLWGFLFPINKQLWTSSFVIFTSGFALLLLAACYELIEVRGLKWLGFPFEIMGLNAIFAFVGSGFVARILIKTHIGNSSDAPTTYTWIYEHLFKPWAGALNGSLLFAMTTVIFWWLILYFMYRRSWYLKI; encoded by the coding sequence ATGAAACTATCTCAGCGCTGGAAATCTCTGGATGTATTTCGTGGTATTGCGATCGCCTCCATGATTTTAGTTAATAATCCTGGTAGTTGGGAGCATATATACTCACCGCTAGAACACGCTGAATGGAATGGTTGTACACCCACAGATTTGATATTTCCGTTCTTCTTGTTCATTGTCGGTGCAGCAATGCCTTTTTCCCTATCCAAATACACACAAGAAAATCGTCCTACTAAAGCAGTGTATTGGCGGATTGGGCGTAGAGCTTTAATTTTATTTGCATTAGGATTATTTTTAGCGTTATTTTCCTTAACTCTAGATTTCTGGCTCAATGGTGCGCCTGCATCGAAATTCGCCACGATTCGGATTATGGGCGTATTGCAAAGGATTAGTCTCGCTTATTTCATCAGTGCGATCGCTGTACTCAACCTCCAGCGTCGTGCTTTATGGATATTAGCGGCAATCTTGCTCCTTGGCTACTGGGCGGCAATGCAACTCATTCCCGTTCCGGGTTATGGTGCAGGTAACTTGACACCAGAAGGTAATTTGGTAGGGTACTGCGATCGCTTAATTTTAGGACAGCAACACTTATTAGGAGGAAAACCCTTCGATCCAGAGGGTTTATTAAGTACCTTGCCTGCTGTAGTTACCGTTCTTGTTGGTTACTTTACTGGAGAATGGCTAAGTAAACAACCTCAGCAAAGCCGTACCAGCATTAATTTAGTTATTGGGGGAATGAGTTGTATTTTAGTCGGGCATTTGTGGGGCTTTTTATTCCCCATCAACAAACAATTGTGGACAAGTTCTTTTGTTATTTTCACTTCTGGGTTTGCATTGTTATTACTAGCTGCTTGCTATGAATTAATCGAAGTTCGTGGTTTAAAGTGGTTAGGTTTTCCTTTTGAAATCATGGGCTTAAATGCTATCTTCGCCTTTGTCGGTTCTGGTTTCGTAGCTAGAATATTAATTAAAACGCACATTGGTAATAGTAGTGATGCACCAACTACATATACTTGGATTTACGAGCATTTGTTTAAACCTTGGGCAGGTGCGCTGAATGGTTCCTTATTATTTGCTATGACAACCGTAATTTTTTGGTGGCTGATTCTTTATTTCATGTATCGCCGTAGTTGGTATTTAAAAATTTAG